In the genome of Kitasatospora cineracea, one region contains:
- a CDS encoding tetratricopeptide repeat protein translates to MGFLAGRRARQAESKAAVAAGEARHRAGQEIERLVAESRARRRARSWDAAATTLAGAVRLGTERLGPDDPRTLLAGFEHGRTLMLLRRWTEAEQALRAVVDAAAPHPDQRRQDLRFDALGVCGTVLLRAGRNAEAVAVLEEHRELARRSGCDLGGSCVAEDLADAYYAAGREAEAVRLYADTAAHREAEAGTRAETGAGRSDTGVLRLRSKMARALLHLGHHAQAERAARAVLKAAADNPAAVGRWTAGAVLARTLVQQGRAAEGEAVAREAAAEWRRAQGPESKPLPKLAHALAEALTAQQRYQEALEVALEQLAAGADGAGSAAGAAGAAAGVAGAVGGVAGGATLLHYDLAAAHLGLGRPEEALRAVEPFLAHYRAGLAAPDHTALVLDTLHGRILAALGRTGEARDVLAANAAAWRERYGPEHVRTLAAGRALAALPGE, encoded by the coding sequence ATGGGATTCCTGGCCGGACGCAGGGCCCGGCAGGCCGAGAGCAAGGCGGCCGTCGCGGCCGGCGAGGCGCGGCACCGGGCCGGGCAGGAGATCGAGCGGCTCGTCGCCGAGAGCCGGGCCCGGCGCCGCGCCCGCTCCTGGGACGCCGCCGCCACCACCCTGGCCGGAGCCGTCCGGCTCGGCACCGAACGACTCGGCCCGGACGACCCGCGCACCCTGCTCGCCGGGTTCGAGCACGGCCGCACCCTGATGCTGCTGCGCCGCTGGACGGAGGCCGAACAGGCGCTCCGGGCGGTCGTGGACGCCGCCGCCCCGCACCCCGACCAGCGCCGCCAGGACCTCCGGTTCGACGCGCTGGGCGTCTGCGGCACCGTCCTGCTGCGTGCCGGGCGGAACGCCGAAGCGGTTGCGGTCCTGGAAGAACACCGGGAACTGGCAAGGCGGTCGGGTTGCGACCTCGGAGGGAGCTGCGTCGCCGAGGACCTGGCGGACGCCTACTACGCCGCCGGCCGCGAGGCGGAGGCCGTCCGGCTCTACGCCGACACCGCCGCGCACCGGGAGGCGGAAGCGGGGACGCGGGCGGAGACGGGTGCGGGGCGGTCCGACACCGGCGTCCTGCGGCTGCGCAGCAAGATGGCCCGGGCCCTGCTCCACCTCGGGCACCACGCCCAGGCCGAACGGGCGGCGCGCGCCGTGCTCAAGGCCGCCGCCGACAACCCGGCGGCAGTCGGCCGGTGGACCGCCGGGGCCGTCCTCGCCCGCACGCTCGTGCAACAGGGTCGGGCCGCCGAGGGCGAGGCCGTCGCCCGGGAGGCGGCCGCCGAATGGCGACGGGCCCAGGGGCCGGAGAGCAAGCCCCTCCCCAAGCTCGCGCACGCCCTCGCGGAGGCCCTGACCGCGCAGCAGCGCTACCAGGAGGCGCTGGAAGTGGCCCTCGAACAGCTCGCCGCCGGGGCGGACGGGGCGGGCTCGGCAGCCGGCGCGGCGGGCGCGGCGGCGGGCGTTGCGGGGGCCGTGGGCGGGGTGGCCGGTGGCGCCACGCTGTTGCACTACGACCTGGCTGCCGCCCACCTCGGACTCGGCCGTCCCGAGGAGGCCCTGAGGGCCGTCGAGCCGTTCCTCGCCCACTACCGGGCCGGACTCGCCGCGCCCGACCACACCGCGCTCGTCCTCGACACCCTGCACGGCCGCATCCTGGCCGCGCTCGGCCGCACCGGCGAGGCCCGGGACGTCCTCGCCGCCAACGCCGCCGCCTGGCGCGAGCGGTACGGTCCGGAACACGTCCGCACCCTGGCCGCCGGGCGGGCGCTCGCCGCGCTGCCGGGGGAGTGA
- a CDS encoding extracellular solute-binding protein — protein sequence MRPPRVRRSTAALGSAVLATALLLSACSSGGSGSKDSADGKVTITVDLFGTFGFKEAGLYDEYMKLHPNVTIKQTDTQDEGQYWQALQTKLAGGGGLADIQGLEVGRVASVVQKQADKFTDLKTLGIGDVNDGLVPWKGAAIKTGDGKVLGAGTDVGPEAICYRTDLFQAAGLPTDRTELAAKWSTWQGYLDLGKQYAAKAEAGNAWTDSAAGMFTAEVGQQKVRYSDEAGKPVYDSSPAVKTAWTDATALVADGLSAKLAQWTPEWNKAFSTGKFATLSCPAWMIGYIKGQAGDAGSGKWDIAAGPGKTGNWGGSYLAVPRTAKHPKEAAELIKWLTAKEQQATLFTKQGSFPSSIGAQDAIKDVADPYFNNAPIGQIFSESAKAMPAQVLGTDDGVIGKAFTDALGEVERTGTAPDTAWKHALDNVKKANGN from the coding sequence ATGCGTCCCCCCAGAGTCCGCCGCTCCACCGCTGCCCTGGGCAGCGCCGTCCTCGCCACCGCCCTGCTGCTCAGCGCCTGCAGTTCCGGCGGCTCCGGGTCCAAGGACTCCGCCGACGGCAAGGTGACCATCACGGTGGACCTGTTCGGCACCTTCGGGTTCAAGGAGGCCGGCCTGTACGACGAGTACATGAAGCTCCACCCGAACGTCACCATCAAGCAGACCGACACCCAGGACGAGGGCCAGTACTGGCAGGCGCTGCAGACCAAGCTGGCGGGCGGCGGCGGCCTCGCCGACATCCAGGGCCTGGAGGTCGGCCGGGTGGCCAGCGTGGTGCAGAAGCAGGCCGACAAGTTCACCGACCTCAAGACGCTCGGCATCGGCGACGTCAACGACGGCCTGGTGCCGTGGAAGGGCGCCGCGATCAAGACCGGGGACGGCAAGGTGCTCGGCGCGGGCACCGACGTCGGCCCCGAGGCGATCTGCTACCGCACCGACCTGTTCCAGGCCGCCGGGCTGCCCACCGACCGCACCGAGCTCGCCGCCAAGTGGTCCACCTGGCAGGGCTACCTCGACCTCGGCAAGCAGTACGCCGCCAAGGCCGAGGCGGGCAACGCCTGGACCGACAGCGCCGCCGGCATGTTCACCGCCGAGGTCGGCCAGCAGAAGGTCCGCTACTCCGACGAGGCCGGCAAGCCCGTCTACGACAGCAGCCCGGCCGTGAAGACCGCCTGGACCGACGCCACCGCGCTGGTCGCCGACGGCCTGTCCGCCAAGCTCGCCCAGTGGACGCCGGAGTGGAACAAGGCGTTCTCCACCGGCAAGTTCGCCACCCTCTCCTGCCCGGCCTGGATGATCGGCTACATCAAGGGCCAGGCCGGCGACGCGGGCTCCGGCAAGTGGGACATCGCCGCCGGCCCCGGCAAGACCGGCAACTGGGGCGGCTCCTACCTGGCCGTGCCGCGCACCGCCAAGCACCCCAAGGAGGCCGCCGAGCTGATCAAGTGGCTGACCGCCAAGGAGCAGCAGGCCACCCTGTTCACCAAGCAGGGCTCCTTCCCGTCCTCCATCGGCGCCCAGGACGCCATCAAGGACGTCGCCGACCCGTACTTCAACAACGCGCCGATCGGCCAGATCTTCAGCGAGTCGGCCAAGGCGATGCCCGCCCAGGTGCTCGGCACCGATGACGGCGTGATCGGCAAGGCGTTCACCGACGCCCTCGGCGAGGTCGAGCGGACCGGCACCGCGCCGGACACCGCCTGGAAGCACGCCCTGGACAACGTCAAGAAGGCCAACGGCAACTGA
- a CDS encoding carbohydrate ABC transporter permease has translation MALSSTARLPAAPPAGPASPARRPGRLRRRIAPYGFLAPFFGLFAAFGLFPLLYTAWVSLHRVELQTSDRMDWLGFQNYTRLLSDPFFWNALRNTFTIGVLSTVPQLLMALGLAHLLNYRLRGRTFFRVAMLMPYATSVAAATLVFAQLFGRDYGLINWVLSSLGVHPVDWQANTWASQFGVSAIVTWRWTGYNALIYLAGMQSIPGELYESAAVDGASRWQQFRHVTVPGLRPTIVFTVVVSTIGATQLFGEPLLYEGNSGGGISHQYQTLGLYLYEQGWTFFHLGRAAAVAWVMFLLIVLLALLNAAIAARRNRTDR, from the coding sequence ATGGCCCTCAGCTCCACCGCCCGGCTGCCCGCCGCGCCGCCCGCCGGGCCCGCTAGCCCCGCCCGGCGGCCCGGCCGGCTGCGCCGCCGGATCGCCCCCTACGGCTTCCTCGCCCCGTTCTTCGGGCTGTTCGCCGCGTTCGGCCTGTTCCCGCTGCTGTACACCGCCTGGGTGTCGCTGCACCGGGTCGAGCTCCAGACCTCGGACCGGATGGACTGGCTCGGCTTCCAGAACTACACCCGGCTGCTGTCCGACCCGTTCTTCTGGAACGCGCTGCGCAACACCTTCACCATCGGCGTGCTCTCCACCGTGCCGCAGCTGCTGATGGCCCTGGGCCTGGCCCACCTGCTCAACTACCGGCTCCGCGGCCGCACCTTCTTCCGGGTCGCCATGCTGATGCCGTACGCCACCTCGGTGGCCGCCGCCACCCTGGTGTTCGCCCAACTCTTCGGCCGCGACTACGGGTTGATCAACTGGGTGCTGAGCAGCCTCGGCGTCCACCCGGTCGACTGGCAGGCGAACACCTGGGCCTCCCAGTTCGGCGTCTCCGCCATCGTCACCTGGCGCTGGACCGGCTACAACGCGCTGATCTACCTGGCCGGCATGCAGTCCATCCCCGGCGAGCTGTACGAGTCCGCGGCCGTCGACGGCGCCTCGCGCTGGCAGCAGTTCCGGCACGTCACCGTCCCCGGGCTGCGCCCCACCATCGTCTTCACCGTGGTCGTCTCCACCATCGGCGCGACCCAGCTGTTCGGCGAACCCCTGCTCTACGAGGGCAACTCCGGCGGCGGCATCTCGCACCAGTACCAGACCCTCGGCCTGTACCTGTACGAGCAGGGCTGGACGTTCTTCCACCTCGGCCGGGCCGCCGCCGTCGCCTGGGTGATGTTCCTGCTGATCGTGCTGCTCGCCCTGCTGAACGCGGCGATCGCCGCCCGCCGCAACCGTACGGACCGGTGA
- a CDS encoding glycosyl hydrolase, whose translation MKLRSLRGPTAALTTLALAAAATLTAALGTGSASAATTVRVGLGGYADARPAGTVGPSNSDGAPVTPKVTARMAGQAAPTNDWWSSLIYQRYAGNPYSENLYAHPMTFKAQAAGLEVGYPTTPTVTPDGRQYDYTHTRDLTLGVAGLNSPDTKVDGWSDWTVTPYWADGAHTFSATVGHGLPYVFAHATGGAAQVTTASAPTVFSNQGSVLGITVGGHSYGLFAPTGSSWNVNGTTLTANLGSKDYYSVALLPSAADLAQFRSYAYDFVTDTKVGWNYDQAAGRLTTTFTATTTAQEGTATGTLLALYPQQWQATPDALTALTYTSPRGTMKVRQGSSFSTVQTVTGVLPSLPDAGSYDRTALDGYLHQVSDASDPFNGATDTYWVGKALGRMAQLVPIADQLGDTAARDKLLGLMKGKLQTWFAGTGSPGFAYDSTWKTLIGYPASYGTDAELNDHHFHYGYFVQAAATVARYDTAWAADSQWGGMVKLLAKDAANTDRTDARFPWLRNFDPYEGHGWASGHAGFAAGNNEESSSESLNFSAGLLLFGAATGDTSLRDLGVYLYTTEANAVQQYWFDADHQVFPAAFQHSTVGMVWGSGAAYSTWWTAAPGMIHGINFLPVTSGSLYLARRKDDLAANLSELKAGNGGTFTDWRDLLWEAEALTDPAAAKADWDAGNAGYTPEEGESKAHTYHWIYDLAALGTLDPATTADTPTAAVFTNGSTRTHVAHNYTATARTVRFSDGYTLTVPARSTASERGTKPDGGTGGATTSPSPSPSASSSPSPSPSPSTTTAPAPAALYLQPNGTLTAAYGTGATGSTIASGGGTNHDGAPYQPLTYTLTHLTGTPRPGAGTDFDLYVDAGSTVALAQQARVSYDFDGNGTVDRTETYRYFATDPVPGWERYNATAAGLRSTTGAPLTNLADGTVTLEVWPALGNAPAQLRTGATQSQGNASVLRLPFN comes from the coding sequence ATGAAGCTCCGCTCCCTGCGCGGCCCCACGGCCGCCCTCACCACGCTGGCGCTGGCCGCCGCGGCGACCCTCACCGCCGCCCTCGGCACCGGCAGCGCCTCCGCCGCCACCACCGTCCGGGTCGGCCTCGGCGGCTACGCGGACGCCCGCCCGGCCGGCACCGTCGGCCCGAGCAACTCCGACGGCGCCCCCGTCACCCCCAAGGTCACCGCGCGGATGGCCGGCCAGGCCGCCCCCACCAACGACTGGTGGTCCTCGCTGATCTACCAGCGCTACGCGGGCAACCCGTACTCGGAGAACCTGTACGCCCACCCGATGACCTTCAAGGCCCAGGCCGCGGGCCTGGAGGTCGGCTACCCCACCACGCCGACCGTCACCCCCGACGGCCGCCAGTACGACTACACGCACACCCGGGACCTCACCCTCGGCGTGGCCGGCCTCAACTCCCCCGACACCAAGGTCGACGGCTGGTCCGACTGGACGGTCACCCCGTACTGGGCGGACGGCGCGCACACCTTCAGCGCCACCGTCGGCCACGGCCTGCCGTACGTGTTCGCGCACGCCACCGGCGGCGCCGCGCAGGTCACCACCGCCTCGGCGCCCACCGTCTTCAGCAACCAGGGCAGCGTGCTCGGCATCACCGTCGGCGGCCACAGCTACGGCCTGTTCGCGCCCACCGGCAGCAGCTGGAACGTCAACGGCACCACCCTGACGGCGAACCTCGGCAGCAAGGACTACTACTCGGTCGCCCTGCTGCCCTCCGCCGCCGACCTGGCCCAGTTCCGCAGCTACGCCTACGACTTCGTCACCGACACCAAGGTCGGCTGGAACTACGACCAGGCCGCGGGCAGGCTCACCACCACCTTCACCGCCACCACCACCGCCCAGGAGGGCACCGCCACCGGCACCCTGCTCGCGCTCTACCCGCAGCAGTGGCAGGCCACCCCGGACGCCCTGACCGCGCTCACCTACACCTCCCCGCGCGGCACCATGAAGGTCCGCCAGGGCTCGTCCTTCTCCACCGTGCAGACCGTCACCGGCGTGCTCCCCTCACTGCCCGACGCCGGCTCCTACGACCGCACCGCGCTGGACGGCTACCTGCACCAGGTCTCCGACGCGAGCGACCCGTTCAACGGCGCCACCGACACCTACTGGGTCGGCAAGGCGCTCGGCCGGATGGCCCAACTGGTGCCCATCGCCGACCAGTTGGGCGACACCGCGGCCCGCGACAAGCTGCTCGGGCTGATGAAGGGCAAGCTGCAGACCTGGTTCGCGGGCACCGGCTCGCCCGGCTTCGCCTACGACTCCACCTGGAAGACCCTGATCGGCTACCCGGCCTCCTACGGCACCGACGCCGAACTCAACGACCACCACTTCCACTACGGCTACTTCGTCCAGGCCGCCGCCACCGTCGCCCGCTACGACACCGCCTGGGCCGCGGACAGCCAGTGGGGCGGAATGGTCAAGCTGCTGGCCAAGGACGCCGCCAACACCGACCGCACCGACGCCCGCTTCCCCTGGCTGCGCAACTTCGACCCGTACGAGGGCCACGGCTGGGCCTCCGGCCACGCCGGGTTCGCCGCGGGCAACAACGAGGAGTCCTCCTCCGAGTCGCTGAACTTCAGCGCCGGCCTGCTGCTGTTCGGCGCCGCCACCGGCGACACCTCGCTGCGCGACCTCGGCGTCTACCTGTACACCACCGAGGCCAACGCCGTGCAGCAGTACTGGTTCGACGCCGACCACCAGGTCTTCCCGGCCGCCTTCCAGCACTCCACCGTCGGCATGGTCTGGGGCTCCGGCGCCGCCTACTCCACCTGGTGGACGGCCGCCCCCGGCATGATCCACGGCATCAACTTCCTCCCCGTCACCTCCGGTTCGCTCTACCTGGCCCGCCGCAAGGACGACCTGGCCGCCAACCTCTCCGAACTGAAGGCCGGCAACGGCGGGACGTTCACCGACTGGCGCGACCTGCTCTGGGAGGCCGAGGCGCTGACCGACCCGGCCGCCGCCAAGGCCGACTGGGACGCCGGCAACGCGGGCTACACCCCGGAGGAGGGCGAGTCGAAGGCCCACACCTACCACTGGATCTACGACCTCGCCGCCCTCGGCACCCTCGACCCGGCCACCACCGCCGACACCCCCACCGCCGCCGTCTTCACCAACGGCAGCACCCGCACCCACGTCGCGCACAACTACACCGCCACCGCCCGCACCGTCCGCTTCTCCGACGGCTACACCCTGACCGTCCCGGCCCGCTCCACCGCCTCCGAACGCGGCACCAAGCCCGACGGCGGCACCGGCGGCGCCACCACCTCCCCGTCCCCGTCCCCGTCGGCCTCCTCCTCCCCCTCGCCCTCCCCGTCGCCCTCCACCACGACCGCCCCCGCCCCCGCCGCCCTCTACCTCCAGCCCAACGGCACCCTCACCGCCGCCTACGGCACCGGCGCGACCGGCAGCACCATCGCCTCCGGCGGCGGCACCAACCACGACGGCGCCCCCTACCAGCCGCTGACGTACACCCTCACCCACCTCACCGGCACCCCGCGCCCCGGCGCCGGCACCGACTTCGACCTGTACGTCGACGCCGGCTCCACCGTCGCCCTCGCCCAACAGGCGCGCGTCTCCTACGACTTCGACGGCAACGGCACCGTCGACCGGACCGAGACCTACCGCTACTTCGCCACCGACCCGGTCCCCGGCTGGGAGCGCTACAACGCCACCGCCGCCGGCCTCCGGTCCACCACCGGCGCCCCGCTCACCAACCTGGCCGACGGCACCGTCACCCTCGAAGTCTGGCCCGCCCTCGGCAACGCCCCGGCCCAACTCCGCACCGGAGCCACCCAGTCCCAGGGCAACGCCTCCGTCCTGCGCCTCCCCTTCAACTGA
- a CDS encoding carbohydrate ABC transporter permease: MTHVTTQAPAESVAAPRSSAPRSSARRARSPLHGGPLAYAVLIGATLLAVFPFYWTLVAASRSNSELSAATPALTPGPNLFHNIGEALQQAEIGKALLNSLIVSSVVTAGVVLSSTLAGFAFAKLRFRGRGALLALTVGTMMIPPQLGVIPLFMVIVKLDLQNKLPSVILPSLVSAFGVFFMRQYLVQALPDELVEAGRMDGASLLRIFRSIVLPVARPGMAVLGMLTFMATWNDFFWPIVALSSQNPTVQVALKSLGQGYVPDQSVVMAGTLIGTLPVLVVFALLGRQIVGGIMQGAVKG, encoded by the coding sequence ATGACCCACGTGACCACCCAGGCGCCGGCCGAATCCGTTGCCGCGCCGCGCAGTTCCGCGCCACGCAGTTCCGCGCGCAGGGCGCGCTCGCCGCTGCACGGCGGGCCGCTCGCCTACGCGGTGCTGATCGGCGCCACCCTGCTCGCGGTCTTCCCGTTCTACTGGACGCTGGTCGCCGCCAGCCGCTCCAACTCCGAACTCAGCGCCGCCACACCCGCGTTGACACCCGGACCGAACCTGTTCCACAACATCGGCGAGGCCCTGCAGCAGGCCGAGATCGGCAAGGCGCTGCTCAACTCGCTGATCGTCTCCAGCGTGGTCACCGCCGGCGTGGTGCTCTCCTCCACGCTCGCCGGGTTCGCCTTCGCCAAGCTGCGCTTCCGCGGCCGCGGCGCGCTGCTCGCGCTCACCGTCGGCACCATGATGATCCCGCCGCAGCTCGGCGTCATTCCGCTGTTCATGGTGATCGTCAAGCTCGACCTGCAGAACAAGCTGCCCTCGGTGATCCTGCCCTCGCTGGTCTCCGCGTTCGGTGTCTTCTTCATGCGCCAGTACCTGGTGCAGGCCCTGCCGGACGAACTGGTCGAGGCCGGCCGGATGGACGGCGCCTCGCTGCTGCGGATCTTCCGCTCCATCGTGCTGCCCGTCGCCCGCCCCGGCATGGCCGTGCTCGGCATGCTCACCTTCATGGCCACCTGGAACGACTTCTTCTGGCCGATCGTCGCACTCAGCTCCCAGAACCCCACCGTGCAGGTCGCGCTGAAGTCGCTCGGCCAGGGCTACGTCCCCGACCAGTCCGTGGTGATGGCCGGCACCCTGATCGGCACCCTGCCCGTCCTGGTGGTGTTCGCGCTGCTCGGGCGGCAGATCGTCGGCGGCATCATGCAGGGCGCCGTCAAGGGCTGA
- the fusA gene encoding elongation factor G, whose protein sequence is MRTDLVTTTAVAAVSASTSAAVAAVRNLGILAHVDAGKTTVTERILFLTGAVHKRGEVHDGTTVTDFDPQERDRGITIFAAAVSCEWGGHRLNLIDTPGHVDFADEVERSLRVLDGAVAVFDAVSGVEPQSESVWRQADRHGVPRIAFVNKMDRPGADLDAAVASIREKLHPAPLAVQLPIGREGGFTGVVDLVGMRALTWPDGAEPGADCQVGDVPEELAAEAARRRQALAEAVAELHPAALEEYCATGSLTAAALTGALRQLTGSGQAVVVLCGSAYRNRGVEPLLDAVAAYLPSPLDVPPVRGEFDGAPQERTADPEQPFSALVFKVAATATGRLGSLRVYSGTLRKGDTVLDARTGRTERIGRILRVQADRHTETGTAVAGDIVAVVGAKGAKVGTTLCDPRAPLVLEPAVAADPVVTVAVEARRSVDTDRLAAALARINEEDPSLVVGSDPESGQRTLSGMGELHLEVAVEKLRRAGLEVTVGRPEVAYRETVSAAVTGLVLRHVKQDGGSGQFAHVVVDVAPLGEPGTDGFEFRSTVTGGRVPQEFVQAVEAGCRDALADGPLGHPVTGVRVTLTDGATHVKDSSDLAFRTAGRLALREALRRGGPLLLEPVVELTATVPPDGVGGVLGDLSARRGRVHGSEPRGGSAVLTATVPLAELFGYAGTLRGRTQGRGTFTTRPAGYAPAPRMQQ, encoded by the coding sequence ATGCGTACCGACCTCGTCACCACCACCGCTGTCGCCGCCGTTTCCGCCTCCACCTCCGCCGCTGTCGCCGCGGTCCGCAACCTGGGCATCCTCGCCCACGTCGACGCCGGGAAGACCACCGTCACCGAGCGGATCCTGTTCCTGACCGGAGCGGTCCACAAGCGCGGCGAGGTCCACGACGGCACCACCGTCACCGACTTCGACCCGCAGGAGCGCGACCGCGGCATCACCATCTTCGCCGCGGCCGTCAGCTGCGAGTGGGGCGGCCACCGGCTCAACCTGATCGACACGCCCGGCCACGTCGACTTCGCGGACGAGGTGGAGCGCTCGCTGCGGGTGCTGGACGGCGCGGTGGCGGTGTTCGACGCCGTCTCGGGCGTCGAGCCGCAGAGCGAGTCGGTGTGGCGGCAGGCGGACCGGCACGGCGTGCCGCGGATCGCGTTCGTCAACAAGATGGACCGGCCCGGCGCCGACCTGGACGCCGCGGTCGCCTCGATCCGGGAGAAGCTGCACCCGGCGCCGCTGGCCGTGCAGCTGCCGATCGGCCGGGAGGGCGGCTTCACCGGCGTGGTCGACCTGGTCGGGATGCGCGCGCTGACCTGGCCGGACGGTGCCGAGCCCGGCGCCGACTGCCAAGTCGGCGACGTACCCGAGGAGTTGGCGGCCGAGGCGGCCCGGCGGCGGCAGGCCCTGGCGGAGGCGGTGGCCGAACTGCACCCCGCCGCGCTCGAGGAGTACTGCGCCACCGGCAGCCTCACCGCCGCCGCCCTCACCGGTGCGCTGCGCCAACTCACCGGCAGCGGGCAGGCGGTGGTGGTGCTGTGCGGCTCGGCGTACCGCAACCGCGGCGTCGAACCGCTGCTCGACGCGGTGGCCGCGTACCTGCCGTCGCCGCTGGACGTCCCGCCGGTGCGCGGGGAGTTCGACGGCGCGCCGCAGGAACGCACCGCCGATCCCGAACAGCCGTTCTCCGCCCTGGTGTTCAAGGTCGCCGCGACCGCCACCGGGCGGCTCGGCAGCCTGCGCGTCTACTCCGGCACGCTGCGGAAGGGGGACACCGTGCTCGACGCCCGCACCGGCCGCACCGAGCGGATCGGCCGGATCCTGCGGGTGCAGGCCGACCGGCACACCGAGACCGGCACCGCGGTGGCCGGCGACATCGTCGCCGTGGTCGGCGCGAAGGGCGCCAAGGTCGGCACCACGCTGTGCGACCCGCGCGCCCCGCTGGTGCTCGAACCGGCCGTCGCCGCCGACCCGGTGGTGACCGTCGCGGTCGAGGCCCGCCGCTCGGTGGACACCGACCGGCTGGCCGCCGCCCTGGCCCGGATCAACGAGGAGGACCCGTCGCTGGTGGTCGGCAGCGACCCGGAGAGCGGGCAGCGCACGCTGTCCGGGATGGGCGAACTGCACCTGGAGGTCGCGGTGGAGAAACTGCGCCGCGCCGGGCTGGAGGTCACCGTCGGACGGCCGGAGGTCGCCTACCGGGAGACCGTCTCCGCGGCGGTCACCGGCCTGGTCCTGCGGCACGTCAAGCAGGACGGCGGCTCCGGGCAGTTCGCGCACGTCGTGGTCGACGTCGCCCCGCTCGGCGAACCCGGCACGGACGGCTTCGAGTTCCGCTCCACCGTCACCGGCGGGCGGGTCCCGCAGGAGTTCGTGCAGGCCGTCGAGGCGGGCTGCCGGGACGCCCTCGCGGACGGCCCGCTCGGCCACCCGGTCACCGGGGTCCGGGTCACCCTCACCGACGGGGCGACCCACGTCAAGGACTCCTCCGACCTGGCGTTCCGCACCGCCGGACGGCTCGCCCTGCGCGAGGCGCTGCGGCGCGGCGGCCCGCTGCTGCTGGAGCCCGTCGTGGAACTCACCGCGACGGTGCCGCCGGACGGTGTCGGCGGCGTCCTCGGCGACCTGTCCGCCCGCCGCGGCCGGGTGCACGGCTCCGAGCCGCGCGGCGGCAGCGCGGTGCTGACGGCGACCGTCCCGCTGGCCGAACTCTTCGGCTACGCGGGCACGTTGCGCGGCCGCACCCAGGGCCGGGGGACGTTCACCACCCGGCCCGCCGGGTACGCGCCGGCACCGCGGATGCAGCAGTAG
- a CDS encoding GH1 family beta-glucosidase, translated as MTTATAAAAPARFPAGFVWGAATAAYQIEGAAAQDGRTPSIWDTFARRPGAVRNGDTGDIAADHYHRYREDVALMSELGLGAYRFSLAWPRVQPGGRGPANEAGLDFYDRLVDELLGAGITPVATLYHWDLPQELEDGGGWTDRDTAYRFAEYAHLAARRLGDRIPTWTTLNEPWCSAFLGYGNGVHAPGRTDHAAALTAHHHLLLAHGLGTAALRAELPDTAQVSLTLNLAAVRPLSTDPADLDAARRIDGLGNRIFLDPVFRGSYPEDVLADTAHVTDWAFVRDGDLAEISRPIDSLGINYYTPTVVAAEQEPKADADAPRGDGHQGGSPWPADQGIRFLPAPGTRTAMGWPVDADGLYELLTRLRDDLPGVPLLVTENGAAYEDYTDPSGAVHDPERIDYLHTHLAAVHRAIVDGAPVRGYFLWSLLDNYEWAYGYSKRFGIVHVDFASQRRTPKDSAHWYARVIRDGALPQ; from the coding sequence ATGACCACTGCCACCGCTGCCGCCGCCCCCGCCCGCTTCCCGGCCGGATTCGTCTGGGGCGCGGCCACCGCCGCCTACCAGATCGAGGGCGCCGCCGCCCAGGACGGCCGCACCCCGTCCATCTGGGACACCTTCGCCCGCCGCCCCGGCGCCGTCCGCAACGGCGACACCGGCGACATCGCCGCCGACCACTACCACCGCTACCGCGAGGACGTCGCCCTGATGTCCGAACTCGGCCTGGGCGCCTACCGGTTCTCGCTCGCTTGGCCGCGCGTCCAGCCCGGCGGCCGCGGCCCCGCCAACGAGGCCGGACTCGACTTCTACGACCGCCTGGTCGACGAACTCCTCGGCGCCGGCATCACCCCCGTCGCCACCCTCTACCACTGGGACCTGCCCCAGGAACTGGAGGACGGAGGCGGCTGGACCGACCGCGACACCGCGTACCGCTTCGCCGAGTACGCGCACCTCGCCGCCCGCCGGCTCGGCGACCGCATCCCCACCTGGACCACCCTCAACGAGCCCTGGTGCAGCGCCTTCCTCGGCTACGGCAACGGCGTCCACGCCCCCGGCCGCACCGACCACGCCGCCGCCCTCACCGCCCACCACCACCTGCTGCTCGCCCACGGCCTCGGCACCGCCGCGCTGCGCGCCGAACTCCCCGACACCGCCCAGGTCTCGCTCACCCTCAACCTGGCCGCCGTCCGCCCGCTCTCCACCGACCCCGCCGACCTCGACGCCGCCCGCCGGATCGACGGCCTCGGCAACCGGATCTTCCTCGACCCGGTGTTCCGCGGCAGCTACCCCGAGGACGTCCTCGCCGACACCGCGCACGTCACCGACTGGGCCTTCGTCCGGGACGGCGACCTCGCCGAAATCTCCCGCCCCATCGACTCGTTGGGCATCAACTACTACACGCCCACCGTCGTCGCGGCCGAGCAGGAGCCGAAGGCCGACGCGGACGCCCCGCGCGGCGACGGCCACCAGGGCGGCAGCCCCTGGCCCGCCGACCAGGGCATCCGCTTCCTGCCCGCCCCCGGCACCCGCACCGCCATGGGCTGGCCGGTCGACGCCGACGGCCTGTACGAACTCCTCACCCGGCTGCGCGACGACCTCCCCGGCGTCCCGCTGCTGGTCACCGAGAACGGCGCCGCCTACGAGGACTACACCGACCCCAGCGGCGCCGTCCACGACCCCGAGCGGATCGACTACCTGCACACCCACCTCGCCGCCGTCCACCGCGCCATCGTCGACGGCGCCCCCGTCCGCGGCTACTTCCTGTGGTCGCTGCTCGACAACTACGAATGGGCGTACGGCTACAGCAAGCGCTTCGGCATCGTCCACGTCGACTTCGCCAGCCAGCGCCGCACGCCCAAGGACAGCGCGCACTGGTACGCCCGGGTGATCCGGGACGGGGCGCTGCCGCAGTAG